The sequence below is a genomic window from Clostridia bacterium.
CAGGTTATTATGCTCAAGCTAGGGCTGAGCAAACCTACTTGGTAGCCAAGGCTTCCGCGGATCCGGTTTTCATTTACGCTGATAGTTCCAAAAGCAGTAGGGTGACCCATAGATTTCCCCGGCGCAACCGCCATGGCGTAGAGCAGGTCTTCTTAGTAGTGGGAGAAAAGGAAGCGGAGGGGCAGTGGTGGTACCAGGTACTTCTGCCGGTGCGTCCTAAACATACCACCGGGTGGATACCGGGGGCCTCGGTTTCTCTTTATCGGACTGAATACGCGTTGGACGTTGACCTTTCCGATTTTCGGCTGACAGTCTACCGGCGAGGGCAGAAATACAAGGAGTATCCCATCGCTCGTGGTCGTCCCAGTACGCCTACCCCTACAGGTGATTTTTACATAGTTGAGCTGCTGGAGGCGCCGAACAAGTACACCGTCTATGGTCCTTACGCTTTTGGCTTAAGCGGCTTTTCCGAAGAGCTTATCAATTGGAAAGATGGTGGCCAGACTGGGATCCATGGCACCGGCGACCCTAAGGCCATCGGACGAGCGGTGACCCATGGCTGTATCCGTCTCTACAATCACGACATAGAAGAGTTGGCGAAGATGATCCCCTTGGGCACGCCGGTCAAGATCCATTACTGAGAACAGGGCTCCGAGCGGTCAAGCCGGACGATTGGATAAGACTAAGCAATTGGGGCGGTGCCAGGGTGCCGGTCCCTAAGCAAGTGTGCCCAAGCGGGTGGGGGACGGGGGTAGAGGGTGGATGGGGATTGGCAAGTGTGCCCAAGCGGGTGGGGGACGGGGGTAGAGGGTGGATGGGGATTGGCAAATGGGCCCTAGGTGGCGGAATATGGTACACCTAGGGCCCTCACTTGTTGCTTTTCGGTTGCTAACTTTCTTTTAGCCGGTATAAGTAGGTTGGGCCTTAACTGGCTGAGGTGGACGGCCTACGGGAGGCTGGGTAGTGCCAGGGGCAGGGGCCGGTTCACCGCCACCTGAACCATACTCTCCACTGCCGCCTCCGCTGCCAGGTGTCTGGGTTCCACCGTTACCGCCGTTGCCAGGTGGCTCGGTTCCACCGTTACCGCCATTGCTAGGCGGCTGGGTGCCATTGCCAGGTGGTTGAGGCGGCTTGGATTTGTCGAATTTGCCAATGTTGACATCAGTGTCTACATTGACTCCTAGGATGGGGATTTGTAGGCCTAGCTCGATGTCCCCGACGGCGAAGTACTCAGATGTGTCGCGGAAAAGGTCCACCTTCAACTTTTTCAGGTCCAGGAGCCTGTTTAAGGGCGCGGGTATAGGATTCTCTATGGAGAAAGCTAGGGCTGTCGAAGCCCAAACAAAAGTAAGTAGCACTGTCAATACCACTGCGGCTGGCCAAAAACCTGGTGACCTAGTTCTTCTCCGTGCAAACCCGAACATTTTTTCCCTCCCTCGAAAACCGAAAAGCACGCCATAAACTAGTACCCTGTAAAACCGAGAGACAAAAGAGTGATCGTTGGAGCTAGCTCGAGATACCCCTCCTTTCAAGTAATGAAGATTTGCCCTAACCAATTCTATATGTTAGCTTACAAAAATACCCATGTCAATAAATAGCGATATTTGCACAGATCAGCGTACTGTATCAAGTTCTGGAGTTCCCGGTGATTTTTTACTCAATACCCGTTGATTTGCGTAGTTTACCTATAGTAAAATCGTAAAAGCCAGGGCTAAGCATTAAAAAAGAGCGGGGTGATGAGGCGTGCCTGCCTATGATTTTAGATGCAAACAATGCGGCGAGAAGTTCGAAGTGGTCACATCCATCAACGGGAGAAAAGACGTTCGTTGCCCCAAGTGCGGAAGTAGCGATCTTAGCCAGTTGCTTACCGGTGTGCAATTTGCCCGGACCGGGTCGCCCGGATCCCCTACCTCTAGCTGCGGGGGTTCTTCTGGCTCGGGCTTTAGCTTTGGTTGAGCTGGATAAGGAAAGTTTGCCCGGAGGGCAGCTGGTCATTGGCTTTTGCTTGATGCATCCGCTGGTTTAGTTGCAGCTAAACCGGCGGATTATTTTTTTTGGCTCAGGGATACTAATAGGAAGAAGCAGTAGGAAGACCCAAGCAATGAAATTATGGTTTGAGGAGGAATGCAGGTTGCAGCATCTCTTTAGCCCTATAACCATCAAAACTATGGAGATCAAGAACCGCTTAGTTATGCCGCCCATGAGCTCTAGGTTATCGCGCCCCGACGGGTCGGTGACGCGGGAGTTAATTGCCTATTATACTGAGAGAGCCAAAGGGGGGGTAGGGCTAATTATAATTGAGTACAGTTACATAGACGAGATGGAAAGCAAGGCGGCTATATGCCAGCTCGGAGTCCAAAACAATCATATGGTTACGGGCTTGCACGAGCTGGTCGAAGCGCTTCATAGCTACGGGGCTAAGGTAGTACTTCAAATTGCTCACGGTGGCCGACAAACTGTTCCCGGCACCATTGGGGGGCTCATGCCAGTAGCTCCTTCGGCCATCCCTGATCCCTTACTTTCTGAAGGCGGCAAGCCCAACTTGTGCCGTGAATTGGACATCGATGAGATTGAAGAAATCATGGATGCCTTTGCCGAAGCAGCCCGGCGAGCCCGGGATGCGGGATTCGATGGGGTGGAGCTGCATGGGGCCCACGGATATTTGTTATGTCAGTTCCTTTCTCCCTTTAGTAACCACCGCAATGACCTATATGGGGGAGACTTGGCTGGAAGAGCCCGGATGCCCTTGGAGACCGTGCGACGGGTGCGCTCTGCCGTAGGGCCGGAATTCCCTATCTTTTACCGCCTGAGCGGGGACGAGTGGGTACCCGGAGGGCTAACGCTGGAGGAAACCAAGCAATTTTCCGTCATGCTGGAACAAGCCGGGGTGGATGTTATCCACGTTTCCTCCGGTAATTTTGCTACCATCAACCGCTTTGTTCCTCCCACTTATTATCCGCATGGATTCTTTGTTCACTTGGCAGCAGGCATCAAAAGCGTGGTTTCGG
It includes:
- a CDS encoding L,D-transpeptidase, with the translated sequence GYYAQARAEQTYLVAKASADPVFIYADSSKSSRVTHRFPRRNRHGVEQVFLVVGEKEAEGQWWYQVLLPVRPKHTTGWIPGASVSLYRTEYALDVDLSDFRLTVYRRGQKYKEYPIARGRPSTPTPTGDFYIVELLEAPNKYTVYGPYAFGLSGFSEELINWKDGGQTGIHGTGDPKAIGRAVTHGCIRLYNHDIEELAKMIPLGTPVKIHY
- a CDS encoding zinc ribbon domain-containing protein; amino-acid sequence: MPAYDFRCKQCGEKFEVVTSINGRKDVRCPKCGSSDLSQLLTGVQFARTGSPGSPTSSCGGSSGSGFSFG